A part of Bacillus thuringiensis genomic DNA contains:
- a CDS encoding Crp/Fnr family transcriptional regulator, which yields MILHKGDVLFRQGEDGPLYFIKTGLLKVVRIEEDGTPFLFNIIVPGETIPHHSLISPKEYHGTAIALMKTEVEPIISSEWYDQLQANPASYANIAMQLQSKLRMMQQRIDQLTTVSPKERLHRLQEWFTLYLGDIPIYEILTQTEIGQLIGIRRETVNRLLREQIKNEVK from the coding sequence TTGATTCTACACAAAGGAGATGTACTATTCCGTCAAGGCGAGGACGGTCCTTTATATTTTATAAAAACAGGCTTATTAAAAGTAGTAAGGATCGAAGAAGATGGAACACCATTTTTATTCAACATTATTGTTCCAGGTGAAACGATACCTCACCATTCTTTAATTTCACCAAAGGAGTATCACGGTACAGCAATCGCTTTAATGAAAACAGAAGTTGAACCTATCATTAGTAGTGAATGGTACGATCAACTTCAGGCAAATCCCGCATCATACGCAAATATTGCTATGCAATTACAATCAAAATTAAGAATGATGCAGCAGCGTATCGATCAATTGACAACCGTCTCTCCGAAAGAACGTCTTCATCGTTTACAAGAATGGTTCACATTATATTTGGGTGACATTCCTATATATGAAATATTAACGCAAACTGAAATTGGTCAACTCATAGGTATACGTCGCGAAACAGTAAACCGTTTATTACGAGAACAAATAAAAAACGAGGTAAAATAA